The DNA sequence GACCGCTTCCTGGCGGGCGCCGCCGAACCCGCCGACTGGTCGCGTACGGTCACCCTGCGCAACGGGGTGACGGACTCCGCGGCCCGGGTGCCCTTCCGGCGCTGGGTCGAGGTGGAGCTGCACCACGTCGACCTGGACGTCGGCTACGAGCTGGAGGATCTGCCGGCGGAGTTCGTCACGCGGGAGATCGCCTTCCTGGCCGAGCGCTTCCTGGGCAACCAGGAGGTGCCCGCCACGGCGCTGACCGACCTGGACGGCCGCACCTGGAGCACCGGCGGCGGCCCGCCGAGCGCCCTGGTCACGGTGCAGGGGCCCGCCGCCGAGCTGCTGGGCTGGCTCTGCGGACGCCGTGACGGCTCCGCCCTGACCGTGGCCGGGGGCCCTCTCCCCGCGCTGCCCCCGCTATAGGCTGATCCGTATGACGTACAGCGGAGCGGTGAGGGTCGGCGGACCGGCGAGCGTGCACGAACTGACGGATCTGATGATCTCCAAGGTCGCGGTCGGCGGGATGAACAACAACGCCTATCTGCTGCGCTGCCGGGCGACCGGTGAGCAGCTGCTGATCGACGCGGCCGCCGAGCCGGAGACCCTGCTGGCGCTGATCGGTGACGACGGAATCGCCTCCGTCGTCACCACCCACCGGCACGGGGACCACTGGCAGGCGCTGGCCGAGGTGGTCGGGGCGACCGGCGCCCGGACGTACGCGGGCCGCTACGACGCCGAGGGCATCCCCGTGCCGACCGACGTCCTGGTCGAGGACGGCGACACGGTCACGGTCGGCCGGGTCGAGCTGACCGCCCGCCATCTGGTCGGTCACACCCCGGGCTCCATCGCCCTGGTCTACGACGACCCGCACGGCGCTCCGCATCTGTTCACCGGGGACTGCCTGTTCCCCGGAGGCCCCGGGCGGACAACAAACCCTAGTGAGTTCACGTCGCTCATGGACGGCCTTGAAGAAAAGATCTTCGGGGTCCTTCCGGACGAGACCTGGATTTACCCGGGGCATGGAAACGACACCACCCTCGGCGACGAACGTCCTCTGCTCGGCGAGTGGCGGACGCGAGGCTGGTAGACGCCTGGGGCCTCTCCGAACAGGAGAGAGGCCCTCATGCAGAACGAACCGAAGTACTTCCCTTACGGCTCGTCGCGCCCACTCACCCGGCTCCGCCAGTACAAGCGGTGGATCCAGAACGGGTGGGCGCTCGACCTGAACGACGCGGTCCGGCTCAACGGGCTGCTGCGCCGTAACGCTCACTACGCGCTGATCAACTACGAGGCCGACCGCTACCCGGTGCGGCAGGCTCAGATCATGGTCCGGCGGCGGGAGCACCTCACCAAGGTTGTGCTGGCCGCGGCTGTGTCGTGCACGGTGTGTGGTGAGACCGGGCCGACCCGGATCACGCACATCGTTCCGCCGTCCCAAGGGGGCACGGACTCGTTGCGGAACCTGGTCCCGTGCTGTGAGGACTGCTGCCAGCAGGTGGGCGAGTGGCCGGAGAAGCCGAAGTGGCCCCAGTCCTCGTTCGCGCGGGACGTGGCGTTCCGGTTGGGGCTGTGATGTTCGCGGCGAAGGACACCGAGACTGGGATGCTGTGGTTCCGGCTGCGGGACTGTGCCGCACTGTTCGGGTCGTTGTTCTGCAACGGGTGGACGTCGTTGGGGGCGCTGGTCCGGACGGACTGCACGTTCCTCCCCGAACAGGGGCCCCGTAAGGACTTCGATCACGCGATGGTCCGGGACCTGGGGCTGACGGTCCTGGCGGAGTGGAACGACCCGGACGTGTGGCTGTGGATGCGCGGCGAAGGGCCCTCCATGCCGCCCCCTCTGCTGAACGAGGTGTACGGGGTGATCCGGGAGCCGCAGCAGCTGTTCCACGGGTCGCTGCAAGGCAAGTCGTTCAGCCCGCAGGCGCAGGGGTGGAGGTGCTCCCGGTGCGGCCGGTTCCCCTCGCGGATGTCGATGGCCGGTCGTCTCGACGGTGTCCCTATGTATGTGTGTTCGGGGAGTGAGGTGTCCCTGTGCCTGTCCTGAAGTTCACGTACAACAAGGCGCTGCACCGCCGGGGAACAAGGGGCTATCAGGGGGTGTGTTCGTGGCATGCCGGGGAGTGCGAGAAGAAGCCGCGGTGGTCGATGTACACGCCGATGGGCTGGCAGGCGGTGTGTAAGGCAGGGCTGGAAGCGATCGAGAGGCGGTACGGGAAGCCGGTGAAGGGCTGACCTGTACGGAGGGGGACACGCACCGTGTCCCCCTCCTGCTTTGTCAGAGGCGCTTGGTGAGGGACTCGAACACCGGGGAGTTCTCGAACGGCTGGATGTCGCCGAGCTTCTCCCATCCCCACGCATAGTACGCCGACCGGGCGGGGGTGTTGTTCGGGTCGACGAGGATCGTTCCCAGCGTCTCGGAACGCCCGGCGAGCAGTTGGTCGTGGAGGAGGTGGGCGATGCCCTGGCGGCGTGCCTGCGGGCGGACCATTAGCTCGGAGATCGCGAAGACCTTCTCCTGCTTCGTCAGGTCCAGAACCTCGGCCGGTACGTCGCCCTTGAAGCCGCCCCACCAGCCGCCTGATGGAGCTATGCCGAACCCGAAGATGTACCCGAGGAGGGTGTCGTCGTCGAGGGCCTGGACGAGTTCGAAGCCGGGGCGCTGTACGTAGCTGGACAGCCGGTCGAGGAACCCGTTGCGGGAGCGGAACGCCCCGTCGAGCTTCTCGGCGTAAGCCTCCTCGTACACATCAGCGAGCACCTCACGGTCTCGGTCCGCTTGTGCACCATCGAGTCGCCGGAACGTCCAGTCCGCCATGGTTCTCCTTCGGTCTACGCCACCAGTGCCCGGGATTCGCTGAGGAAGTCCCGGACCAAAGGCTCATCCTTGTACGGCTCAACGTTCTTTCGGAAGCCCGCCAGGCGTACGAGGGTGCGTGTCGAGGAAACCTCCGCGATCAGCGGGAGGGTGTCGCGGGCGATCTCGCACGCCCCGTACAGGTCGCCGCGCTGCATGTGGGTTTCGGCGAGGACGACGGAGTACCAGGCCCGGTTACGTCCGTACCGCTGGTCCATGGTGGCGAGGGACTTCTCGCTGAGCTTCGCGGCGACGTCCATTTCACCCAGGTCGGCGTGGCACATGGCGGCGATGCCGTCGAGTTCGGCAAGGGAGTAGAAGTCGATCCAGCGGGGGTCTTCGTCGGACGGGCCGTGGTCGAACGACTTGTACGCCCGGGTGAGGGCGTTGCGGGTTTCCTTGGAGTCTCCGAGGCGGGACCAGCCGCACGCTTCCCTCAAGTTGAGGAGGGACATCATGCGGGGCGGTACGTGGCGGGCGGAGACTCGCTGTCCCATGCGGGCGAGTTCGACGGCATCGCGGGGCATGCCGGTGCGGGCTGCGGCCATCGACATCTGGGCGTAGGCGTGGACTTCGACTTCGTGGTCGTCTGCCATGCGGGCCTGGTACAGGGACTGGTTGTAGTAGTTCCACGCGTCGTCGGGGCGGTTCGCGTCGTACGACAGCCAGCCGGTGAGGACGGCGAGATCACCGTAGGCGGACCGCAAATGACGTCCGGTGGCTTCGGTGTAGCGGGCGGTGTTGATGAGCCGGTTCAATGCTTGGAGGGCGCGCAGGGCGTCCTGGGACAGGTTGTCGCCGCCCATGCGTTCGTCCAGCTGCTTCAGCTGCCGGACCATCTTCCGTACGGTCCGGACCTCGGCGGTGCCGATCTTGCGGGGGGTTCCGCGTTCGGGGTCGAGCCCGAGTGCGGCGAGGCCGGAGAGGAAACTACGGCGGTCCACTGGTTGCTCCTGGTCGTCGAGCTGGTCCAACGTGATGACCGTTGGTGTGCGCCCTGACGTGAAGCCGAGCGCGGTCATGTTCTCGCCGGTCAGCTCGGTCAGGATCCTGCGGTAGATCGGTCTCGGACAAGCCACATCCCCGTCCTCCCACGTCGCGATGACGCGGGAGGTGCAGCCGGTGTTCTCCCCCATGCGTAACCCGTGCTGGTTGATGAGCGAGGCGAACTCCGGCCGGCTCATCTGGAAGCGCTCCTCGCGCACAGCCCGGATCTTGCTGTTCGGTGTCTTGTCCCGGACCATCTCTACCCCCGGTGTCCAGTCGGCGTGAGCTGACCGTATGCGGTGGTTGGTAGCTACGCAGATGGATCAGCAGATCAACAAGCCTTAACGGCCGTTCTTGCATCGGAGTTGCATCGCGCGAGCATCGCTCGTGACATCAGTACCCCGGTTATCTGGTGGAGCCGACATCGCCCACCTTCGAGGTCCTGATGACTGTGACCGCCACGCCGCGCCCCACAGGGCACCCCGGGTACACCGAGACGCTGCCGTGCGAAACACAGAGCGCCAGGGCAGCACGTCGTCTCGTCCTCGTCGCGCTCGCCGTATGGGGTCAGGAGCAGCTCACCGACGACGGTCAGCTGATCGTGACCGAGCTGGTTGCGAACGCCGCTCAGCACACCTCCAGCCACCTGATCCGGGTGCGCATCACATACCAGGACGACGCGTTCGTCCGGATCGGTGTGGTCGACAAGTCCCGCCGCCTCCCGACGGCCACCCCCGCGGGCGACGGCGACACCAGCGGGCGAGGTCTGGCTCTCATCAACGCCCTGGCGACCCAGTGGGGCTGCGACCCGCTGCCCTGGGGGAAACGTGTCTGGGCTGATCTGACATGCGAGAGGAACCCGTGACGAAGAACAGCAGGCCATGGGTCGGGGACAAGGTTCACGACATCAGCCAGGGCCGGACCGGCATCATCACCGACGTCCGGCAGGGGAAGTACATCCTTCGCCCCGTGTTCGGTATGGGCCAGTGGGAGAGCGAGCGGGACACGAACCTGAACCTGATCACCCCCCGAGGCGAGGAGGAGCCCCCGCCCGAGGAGAAGACCCCGGCCGAGGACGCCAAGTGACGGAGCCCCTGCCGGTGCGGCTGGAAGCCCTTTTCACCGCCTACGAGTACGAGATGGGTCTCTGCTTCCGCTGCTATCGCAGCAACGTCCAAGTGACCCGCGTAGGGGAGATCACCAGCCCCGACGGCGAGACCCCACTGTACGGATGCCAGCGGTGCGTCCAGGAGCTGACCGTCATGCACGTCCGGGCCCACGACACCCCGGCCCGCCCCTACGTGCAGCTCCCCCGGATCCAGAACCCTTCCTGAACCCCCAAGCCCCCTCACTGGGAGCGGTAGCCCCCCGGCTAACCCCCGCCGCTCCCGGTGAGGGCCTCCCCTCTTGAGGACCTCATGCGCCGATTCTTCGCTGCCCTGATCTGCCTGCTCGCCATCGCCTGCACCACCCCGGCACAAGAGCCGGCTGCCGACCAACCCCGCCGCCGGACCACCCTCGTGCCTGTCTCTCCGGGTGGTGAGGGCACCTGCCCGAGGATCATCAACATCCTCCAGACCATCGAGGTGCCGCTCCAGCTGATAGCAGAGGGCGGCACCCCCGTGTCGTTCAGCGACGACCTGCGCAGTGCCGGAAGGGAACTCCAGGGCGCTACTTACACCACCTCCGGGGCTGTGAAGACCTTCGCGACCGGCCTCGGAGGTGACCTCCTGACCCTGACGGATGCCCTCGACGCCGGAGAGAACGGGGCGGCGGTCGCGACGGGTGATGTCGTCACGAACCGGGTGAGGAACCTCCGCCACGCCTGTACCAGCCCGTAACACCACCATGTGGTCTACGACGGGCCCGAGTTGGCGCTAC is a window from the Streptomyces sp. MMBL 11-1 genome containing:
- a CDS encoding ATP-binding protein, translating into MTVTATPRPTGHPGYTETLPCETQSARAARRLVLVALAVWGQEQLTDDGQLIVTELVANAAQHTSSHLIRVRITYQDDAFVRIGVVDKSRRLPTATPAGDGDTSGRGLALINALATQWGCDPLPWGKRVWADLTCERNP
- a CDS encoding MBL fold metallo-hydrolase — translated: MTYSGAVRVGGPASVHELTDLMISKVAVGGMNNNAYLLRCRATGEQLLIDAAAEPETLLALIGDDGIASVVTTHRHGDHWQALAEVVGATGARTYAGRYDAEGIPVPTDVLVEDGDTVTVGRVELTARHLVGHTPGSIALVYDDPHGAPHLFTGDCLFPGGPGRTTNPSEFTSLMDGLEEKIFGVLPDETWIYPGHGNDTTLGDERPLLGEWRTRGW
- a CDS encoding GNAT family N-acetyltransferase, with amino-acid sequence MADWTFRRLDGAQADRDREVLADVYEEAYAEKLDGAFRSRNGFLDRLSSYVQRPGFELVQALDDDTLLGYIFGFGIAPSGGWWGGFKGDVPAEVLDLTKQEKVFAISELMVRPQARRQGIAHLLHDQLLAGRSETLGTILVDPNNTPARSAYYAWGWEKLGDIQPFENSPVFESLTKRL
- a CDS encoding HNH endonuclease signature motif containing protein, translated to MQNEPKYFPYGSSRPLTRLRQYKRWIQNGWALDLNDAVRLNGLLRRNAHYALINYEADRYPVRQAQIMVRRREHLTKVVLAAAVSCTVCGETGPTRITHIVPPSQGGTDSLRNLVPCCEDCCQQVGEWPEKPKWPQSSFARDVAFRLGL
- a CDS encoding maleylpyruvate isomerase family mycothiol-dependent enzyme, with the translated sequence MIDHAHDLGAVREATERLLDAVGKLDDAAVAEPSRLPGWSRGHVLAHLSRNADAIGNVLRGRPMYASSETRDADIADGAPRPAAEQLTDLRESADRFLAGAAEPADWSRTVTLRNGVTDSAARVPFRRWVEVELHHVDLDVGYELEDLPAEFVTREIAFLAERFLGNQEVPATALTDLDGRTWSTGGGPPSALVTVQGPAAELLGWLCGRRDGSALTVAGGPLPALPPL